The DNA region TATCTGAAGTGGTTCGAGGATGACTTACTGGAAAGGCGAGATCGTGGCGTGCGCGGGCTTATCGAGAAAGGTGCTCCATTCTACTCTATGTTCGCTGTAGGTGACTATACCTTTGCGCCGTACAAGGTAGTATGGCGGGAACAGGCAGCCGGTTTGACGGTTGCCGTAGTAGAACCAACGGAGACCAAAGCCGTGGTGCCTGACCACAAATTGATGATGGTGGACTTCCAGGATAAGGAGGAAGCCCACTATTTGTGTGCGGCCTTGAATTCGTCGCCTGCTCGGCTTGTAGTAATCTCATATGGGGTGAGTATCCAGATGGACACCCACGTGCTGGAGAACGTGCGTGTTCCTCTTTTTGATCCCGACAATCCCACTCACTGCCAACTAGCTGTTCTCTCCGTGGAGGCGCATGAAGCTACGGCGGCCGGGGACACAGCACGGGTACAGGAGATCGAGGCGGAGATCGACCGACTGGCAGCGGAGTTGTGGGGGCTGACGGAGGAGGAATTACGAGACATTCAGAAGAGTCTGGAGGAGTTGGGGTGAAAATCGTATACAGATCCTCCGCTAATGGTTAAAGGCCATCTCCGTAGCGAGACCTTGTAATTGCCCGTACTCTGCGGGAGGAGAATCGCAAATTTGTAGGGGCTAGGCATTCTTCTTTGAATGCCTAGCTCCTACAGCTTGATCTACCAACAGATTTCTTATACGCCCAATGTAAAGGGCTGGCGGTGTATATGAGAAAATAGGTGAGCTATGGCGCGAATCGTACATCACTTTGAAATTCAAGGTTTGCCGGGACCTCCGTCTAAAAAACAGCATTGTTGATCAATCCACCCGTCTATGATACCCAGTATTGGGCGCAGTGGTCACAGCCATACGGCCTGCTCCGCATCGCAGCATTACTCAGGAGATATGGCTACAGGCGCATCGAACTCTTTGACTTCATGGAAACCCCACCTAATGGCAAACGTAGGGTCCATCAGCATCGCATCAATCCTGGAGAAACCTACGCCGAAGGAGACGAGCCTAGTCGCCCCATACGCCCTTATGTCATTGAGAAAGACGGAGAACGGCTGGAGCTCTACAAGTATCACTTCGGCAGGACATGGGCGGAATTCGATGAATGGCTTCAGGCGCGGGAGTTTATTCTGCATCCGCCTGATGAAATCTTCATCTCTGCCATTATGACCTATTGGTGGGAGTCGGTCCGCGACCTGACAGTGCGTCTCAAGCGTCGCTTCCCAAAGAGCACCATCATTCTGGGAGGTATCTATCCCACTCTAGTACCTCAGCATGCAGCCCAAATGACCGCTGCCGACATAGTAGTGGTTGGCGAGGTGGAGGAAGCCAACGACCTTTGGACGGATCTCACCCTTTATGAGACACCGCCAAATTATGCTATCATCACCCCAAGTCGAGGTTGTCCTTACAACTGTGCTTACTGCGCCCAACGTACTCTCAACAACGGTCGTCAAACGGTACGCTTTCGGACGCCCGAGGACATCATAGCCGAGATGCGCCACAAGTATGAGACTTACGGCATTCGCGACTTCGCCTTTTATGCCGACTTTCTGCTCTGGCGCTTCGAGGGGAACTTCCAGCGCGTCCTGGAGATGATCGTAAAGGAGAAGCTCCCTTTCCGCCTTCACGCTCCAGAAGGATTTGACGTCCGGTCGCTTTCTCGATCTCAACGGCTGGTAGACCTGATGAAAGCTGCGCACTTCGAAAAGATATATCTGCCCTGCGAGAGCATAGACGACGAATATGTGCGTAGCTTGAAT from Candidatus Poribacteria bacterium includes:
- a CDS encoding radical SAM protein — protein: MINPPVYDTQYWAQWSQPYGLLRIAALLRRYGYRRIELFDFMETPPNGKRRVHQHRINPGETYAEGDEPSRPIRPYVIEKDGERLELYKYHFGRTWAEFDEWLQAREFILHPPDEIFISAIMTYWWESVRDLTVRLKRRFPKSTIILGGIYPTLVPQHAAQMTAADIVVVGEVEEANDLWTDLTLYETPPNYAIITPSRGCPYNCAYCAQRTLNNGRQTVRFRTPEDIIAEMRHKYETYGIRDFAFYADFLLWRFEGNFQRVLEMIVKEKLPFRLHAPEGFDVRSLSRSQRLVDLMKAAHFEKIYLPCESIDDEYVRSLNRQHVRLEHFVKAVSMVKRAGFRLRNLEVNAFVLYGLPEENIDTVVKTILFVSEIVGSIIPMLFTPVPTTRIFQDYLPYFRRKGWDRDLHMLNGKLYPFLEINEGSVSDYIDLQRLMYTLNAHYRSRSFQIWGDTRVSAAFRDNLNNGFELMISQYKDIFEDKVNQVGV